CAAGGCCGTAAAGTTGACATTCCTATATATAGCTTCAATGAGCATAATCGGCTTCCTGAGACCAACACGTTATTCGGAGCAAGTATCATTATTCTCGAAGggatttttgctttatacGATGAAAAGATTCGCTCTCTCCTTGACGTCTCGGTCTTTCTAGATACAGATTCGGACGTGTGTCTCTCTCGTCGACTGAATCGCGATATCAACTATCGAGGAAGGGACATAGTTGGCGTTTTGGaacaatataataaatttgtcAAGCCAAGTTATGAGAACTTCGTTAGGCGTCAACTATCTTACACTGATCTTATCGTTCCTCGTGGCCGGGACAATAAATTGGCAATTGATATGGtgattaattttattcGTAGAACACTTTCTATACAAAGTGAAACTCATGTTAAGAACATTGATAGTTTACAGCAAATTGTACCAACCATTCCCCATTTACCCTTAAATTTAGTTCAGCTTAAAATTACGCCTGAAATATCTGCCATCAGGACTATtcttataaacaaaaatacaCACCCTGAtgatttacaattttttttgagcaGAATTGGCACCATGTTGATGAATTTGGCAGGTGATTCGCTTGCatatgaaaagaaaacgatTACTTTGCATAACGGAAACCAGTGGGAAGGTCTACAAATGGCAAAAGAGCTTTGTGGTGTTTCAGTTTTGCGATCCGGCGGAACTCTTGAAACAGCTTTATGTCGTCAATTTCCAACAGTGTGTTTGGGTAAGATTTTGGTGCAAATCAATAAAGTTACTCAAGAACCAACTTTACATTACCATAAATTGCCCCGTGGCATTGCT
Above is a genomic segment from Schizosaccharomyces pombe strain 972h- genome assembly, chromosome: III containing:
- the urk1 gene encoding uridine kinase/uracil phosphoribosyltransferase: MPEAFERYSSNPTYEPPWRKVRFIGIAGPSGSGKTSVAQLIVKALNLPHVVILSLDSFYKSLNAEQKKRAFNNDYDFDSPEAIDWDLLFVKLLELKQGRKVDIPIYSFNEHNRLPETNTLFGASIIILEGIFALYDEKIRSLLDVSVFLDTDSDVCLSRRLNRDINYRGRDIVGVLEQYNKFVKPSYENFVRRQLSYTDLIVPRGRDNKLAIDMVINFIRRTLSIQSETHVKNIDSLQQIVPTIPHLPLNLVQLKITPEISAIRTILINKNTHPDDLQFFLSRIGTMLMNLAGDSLAYEKKTITLHNGNQWEGLQMAKELCGVSVLRSGGTLETALCRQFPTVCLGKILVQINKVTQEPTLHYHKLPRGIATMNVVLMASHLTTHADVLMATQILVDFGVPEENIIIVVYVCYSESIKALAYIFPKVTIVTAFLESVAEPVVGRLDIEKVYYGC